From Daucus carota subsp. sativus chromosome 6, DH1 v3.0, whole genome shotgun sequence:
TGTGAACCAAAACCGTTCATGTAAGAGTAATCTTCTTCACATATCTACATTTTCACAGCTTAGCTTGAGGGGACCAAAAGAAACAGAGTACCTAATTCACCGGCCATCAGTTGATGTAAAGGAATCAGCAAATCCAGCAGGTCTTGATGGGATACTACCCCTACTGTCCTCCAGGTCCACAAAACTCAAGTCATTTCCTTCAGCTTCTTGCCATCCCTTGACCATTTGGTTCAGTGGAAGGCTGTAATCAATACCACAGTACTCCTCGATTTCATCTTTAAGTGGCTTCCATTTCTCAACTAGGGGACTCAGGACGTTCACTGCATGACCCATCTCAGGTCTTTGGTTGGGCTCTCTGGCAGTGCAGTGACCAGCCAATTCAGCAATCGTGCAAATGCTTTCAAATATTTCTTCTTTCATGTCGAGGGCTGGGTCGATtgcagcttttagcttctcggTGCTGGATTTAATGTTCCAGAACCATGCTGCCAAGTACTGGCTTTCCTCGGGTCTCTCCTCATCAAGTGCCATTAATCCGGTTAACAGCTCCATTAGCACAACTCCGAAGCTGAAGACATCAGCTTTCGTTGTAACTTTACCCGTAACTGAATCAAAGTGATCACGAGTTAGAATTATATCTTAACATATTGGAAGacaatattaaattttctttaGAGGATGATCTATTGATCTCCATAGCCATTCTTACAGACaatgtacattttaaaaaacCGTAAAGACATGGAAACAGGAAAGTGGCACATGTCAACTCTATCGGATCTCGTTACATATATGATTGTAAAATATTTCAATGATCTAATCATTTTGCAACAAGTGGAACTTGGTAGAGCAAGAAAGGACAGACACATTAGTAGTAAGAATAAGGAATTTTTACCTGCATATTCTGGTGCTAGGTACCCAAATGTTCCAGCTAACCTTGTAACCACGGATTTCTCACCATCAGGAGCAAGTTTTACTAATCCAAAATCTGAGATTTTTGCTTTGAAATCATCACCTAGTAAGATGTTTGAAGACTTAAGGTCCCGGTGTATGAAGCTTCGGTGAGCCAGAGTATGAAGATATTCCAATCCTCTAGCCACATCCAGAGCAATATTTAGCCTCTTCTTCCATGAAAGGGGCTCTAGTCCTAAGTTCTTCCAATGGAAGAGATGCCTGCTAAGCGCCCCTTGAGGCATATACTCATAGACCAGTATTCTCTCGAAACCCTCTATAGAGTAGCCTAAAAGTGATACCAGGTGTCTGTGGCGAACCTTTGAAAGAACGGCAATTTCAGCCTCAAATTCATCCAAAGCTTTGCCACTCGTGACTCCCGCCTCCATCCTTTTCACTGCTATTTTTGTTCCATCGTCGAATTCTCCCTTATAAACTACCCCAAAACCTCCACGGCCTAGCTCATTCTCTGGGGCAAAGTTGTTGGTCACTTTTCGAAGAACTTGAACAGACACGATCATATTTCCAGTGTCAGTGATATGTGAGTTCATTCCACTACTGTATCTGCTACCTAAACTGCTTCCTGTCAGTGTAGAAGCACTTCCTTGGTTGTTGCTTTCAACTACTACCTTGACCAAATTGTCAGAATCAGAGAGGTCCTTTGGATGAACCAGCAGGGAAGTGGGATTTTCAATAGAGTTTCTCCTctttttacataaatatatagacaGCGGAAAGGCCATAAAAATCAGGATTCCAAAAGTCGCGACTGGAACCACAAACATAACTAGTTTAGGCCTTTTCTTTTTGCTTGGTTTAGTATGAGTCTTCAAACCTGCAGATTCAGAAGTTGAATTATTGTGAAGGGACATCGATTCCTCAGGGGATGGTCCATTGTCTGGAGGAGCAGTAGCACTGGACTTGTTGGAATTCAACAAAGGGTTTCCATTTAAGTTCAGTTTAACACTGCTATCAAACCTTGGTATAGGAGGGGAAAGGTTATTGCCACTTACATCCAACAATTTCAAAGATTTCAAGTTAACCCAGCTTGCTGGAATTCGACCTGTTAAATTGTTAGAACTAAGTAATATTTCACTAACCGAATGCAGGTTTGCAATTGAAGGACTCAAGTTACCAGAAAGATTGAACTTGGGAAGATTTATCATAGTAACTTCTCGATTGGCATTGCATATCAAACCCAACCAAGGTCCATCACACGGATTATTTCCAGACCACGAAGAAACAAGCCTTGGTGGGTAATTTACTCCATCAAGAAACTCCAGCAATGCCATAACCTCCGGGGCACAAGGCAATCCTGGATCATTTTGACAAAATGAATTTGTCCTGTAACTAGCATTAACACCTTTGAACCTAGGAATAGGACCCATGAAGTGATTATTATTCAAATCCAAACTCTTAAAATGTATAGTAGCAAGGGTATCAGGAATGAGGCCAACAAAATCATTACTATTGAGATTCAGTTCCTGTAATGAAGCTAAATCACCAATGTTCTTGGGAATCTTACCTGAAAAATGATTCCCATGAAGCCATAGACTAGTAAGTGAACTCATTGATGCAACTACATCAATAGTACCCGACATTCCATGGCTTGCACCCCCAGATTGCTCATTTAACCAAAGAATCCTCACAACCGACCCCTGAAATGTAACTGGTATACCCCCAGAAAGCCTATTAAAAGACAGTTTTAAAACCTCTAGCGACGACATTTGTCCCAAAAAATCCGGCAAAACTCCAGCCAAATTACAGTCCATCAAAGAAAGATTCGCCAACTGAGCTGAATTTTGCAAATCAACAGGCAATAACCAACCAGCAGTCTTATTAAGAAGAGGGTTGTTATCTAATGCCAATACCTCTAGACCATCAAGCCCTCGAAAAAAATCCGAGGGAATagtatcaaaattattaaaatccaAATAAGCATATCGCAATCTTGACAAACCACTAAAAGATGGCAAATTCCCAGTGAAGTTATTTTTTTGAAGGCCTACATTTGTAAGCATAGACAActgattaaaattttgaggcaAAGGGCCCTTCAAGTTCAAACCTTGAACTTGAATTTGTGAAACTCTATTACcagtacaaaatatatgtgGCCAACTAGGAGGACCACACGGGTCATCATTATTAGGCCACTTCAAGACCTCAGCATTTGACAATCCTTTACTAAATTGTTTAAGAATTGCAAGATCATTAGGGTCTGTAGTACTAATAACCAATGAAACAAGACACATACAAAGAGCTACAGTAAGCTTTATCTGATCAGCctccatcaaaatcaatggtgAAACTCAGAACTGAAGTGTCGGTGGAAAAGCTTAAGCACCATGTGAGCTCTTAGCCTCTACTGACTTGTTCTGGAGACACCCTTTACAAAATCTTGGACAATAGAGTCAAAAAGGAGAGATTTTTAGTGGTGATTAGAGTTGTTcactctgtgtgtgtgtgtgtgtgtacatgtACATAAACAACACACATGTGAGATGTATAGAGAACTCAAGTGAGGGAGGAGAATGTAAAGAAGATTAAGGGATGGATTAACAAACATGGATAGATATATGCAGACGTGTATGCAAGTGAGCATAAACAGCGGATCTTATGAGAAGAATTCAAAACTCAAACTGAAACAGAAAGCAAATTGTCAAGTGCTGAGGCTCAGGGCATAAGAAAATTACACTTTGTGACATTATTATTGGTGCAGCTAAATTTAAACACAGCATTCATTAGAAGCTTCCTTTTGGTTTTAGTATTATTGTGATTTTGTCACATGTTGTGTGGAGTACGCGTGTCTTGGACTCACCGGAGCTTACCATTCCATGGATAAATACTTACTGTCACCTTCAAAAATAAAGTcggtaaataaaattatacatttttCAAGACTTATAGGTATCTATTCTAAGTTACTCCTCTCTCCcaaaaaaaaccctaattctctctGGCCTTTCTATTGTCGTAGCCGCCCGGgacttccatcggttttcaccggtggaaagccccgaatcagttaactactttattttattcttagtttttgaataatacttctTCTCGAGAAATTTAGATCCATagccatcggagatttcgttgtctctcttccaagcgggtgAGTTGCAGTCcgatttttcttatttttgtggttctgctccagatctattctcgggggattcttagatctaaaaccatcggagatttcgctggCTTTCTCCTCTATTTCAAgtgggtggattttcagtcggattcctcttgtttctgtggtttcatctaaggttgttttctctccttggtgagagctttgtttttcgcttcttaattgtaagcggggtttgatttggtgatgaaagtttgtatggaatcgcagttctggtcgatagctcaaacgatagctctatcggggcatgatgaagagggtaccagtaattcaacgagaatgcatgaagcgggtacttgtatttgtacatacattttcttcaaaatatcgtttaactgtctctttgtgagaacaggcgattgcaatttactgtttgttcgactcgatcattggtgtagatgccgtatggctttttattattagattaacacttttgtttcaaaaaagaCTTATAGGTatccaaaatttatattattggacaaaaaaatttagaattttttttattgaataaaaaCTTCTTGAACTAATTAAATCCACATGCAACTCATGGATGATCTAGAGTTTGATTATTCTCATGTATATGTTCATTATTGTCATTTAAAACGGCTTGTgttaaataaatagaaaaaaaaaaggagatatATGTGAAGAGACAAGAATCCAATTAAATTAGTGAATCAAGTTTGATAATTGGTTGGAGGCTTGGACCATCCCATGGACAGTCCGTGACATAGTTAATCATCATACGATTAAATTCATGTGGACATTAAAGTTTTGAGCTTTATTAAAAGGAAGTGTGcgtttttcatttttcttatttttttt
This genomic window contains:
- the LOC108192935 gene encoding receptor protein kinase TMK1, yielding MEADQIKLTVALCMCLVSLVISTTDPNDLAILKQFSKGLSNAEVLKWPNNDDPCGPPSWPHIFCTGNRVSQIQVQGLNLKGPLPQNFNQLSMLTNVGLQKNNFTGNLPSFSGLSRLRYAYLDFNNFDTIPSDFFRGLDGLEVLALDNNPLLNKTAGWLLPVDLQNSAQLANLSLMDCNLAGVLPDFLGQMSSLEVLKLSFNRLSGGIPVTFQGSVVRILWLNEQSGGASHGMSGTIDVVASMSSLTSLWLHGNHFSGKIPKNIGDLASLQELNLNSNDFVGLIPDTLATIHFKSLDLNNNHFMGPIPRFKGVNASYRTNSFCQNDPGLPCAPEVMALLEFLDGVNYPPRLVSSWSGNNPCDGPWLGLICNANREVTMINLPKFNLSGNLSPSIANLHSVSEILLSSNNLTGRIPASWVNLKSLKLLDVSGNNLSPPIPRFDSSVKLNLNGNPLLNSNKSSATAPPDNGPSPEESMSLHNNSTSESAGLKTHTKPSKKKRPKLVMFVVPVATFGILIFMAFPLSIYLCKKRRNSIENPTSLLVHPKDLSDSDNLVKVVVESNNQGSASTLTGSSLGSRYSSGMNSHITDTGNMIVSVQVLRKVTNNFAPENELGRGGFGVVYKGEFDDGTKIAVKRMEAGVTSGKALDEFEAEIAVLSKVRHRHLVSLLGYSIEGFERILVYEYMPQGALSRHLFHWKNLGLEPLSWKKRLNIALDVARGLEYLHTLAHRSFIHRDLKSSNILLGDDFKAKISDFGLVKLAPDGEKSVVTRLAGTFGYLAPEYAVTGKVTTKADVFSFGVVLMELLTGLMALDEERPEESQYLAAWFWNIKSSTEKLKAAIDPALDMKEEIFESICTIAELAGHCTAREPNQRPEMGHAVNVLSPLVEKWKPLKDEIEEYCGIDYSLPLNQMVKGWQEAEGNDLSFVDLEDSRGSIPSRPAGFADSFTSTDGR